Proteins encoded together in one Styela clava chromosome 12, kaStyClav1.hap1.2, whole genome shotgun sequence window:
- the LOC144430537 gene encoding uncharacterized protein LOC144430537, producing the protein MNLSLAVLCCLAVLVSAEDAWMSRRNWGGGYNGPRPFSGSSRTPFQGNSRPESFSLKPGLPGLFMMVKRVGDRARSALMSKGLRVKQGTFGRPKPKGPLANHLPPRGVSGIESGPTPFWRRSIPFSLRRNLPVSNAGPRSDSFRRMGPFGGGRSSDRPGPFQRSEQGELNRYELFRQRVFGGGDNSRFFGLGRNEQSEDEKYIENKFRGGYGQSRTKKETSWPGTGKFSNSIANMVKKIMETILPKGKENNGVGGIFMNKDDMWKPGPFGRRREDNDGERPGPFGRSGDRPGPFGRRGYGEGNRPRPFWLRGDGGRPEPFGLRRNNDEDRPGYLWRRGDNDKDRPGPFRRRGNNDGNRPGPFWSRGDNDKDRPGPFGRRGDNDENKPGPFWRGGNNDRYRPGSFWSRGEDNDGNSPRPFWSRGDNDKDRPGPFGRRGDNDGNKPGPFWRRGNNDRYRPGPFWSRGDNDRPGLFGRRGDNDEGRPEQFWRREDNDRDRPGPLRRRGDNDEDRTGPFWSRGDNDKDRPGPFGRRGDNDGDRPGSFWNRGDNDEDRPGPFWSREDNNKDRPGPFGHRGDNDGDIPGSFWSREDNDKDRPGPFWSRRDNDEDRSGDFWRRGDNDRGTSGRRGYNDGNRPGPFWSRNDNGGDRPERFRRRGEEEGAFWSRKDNDEYRPEPFGRRGDGDEGRPGPFWRRGDGDRDKTEKFNIDQHSRKFKECNKKCKLKDQCFGKKDFEKMMMIAPKPCKTCVMKECEFKMDRQCFLDSHATCSDICPKISPDKVKDKRSSCKSCINKCEAEDDNQQSKDDSEGYGENVTNGVEDDMNSENHGNSHDDQTEADNGDWPENEEDNDEITPEMILSIFNKLLS; encoded by the exons ATGAATTTGTCACTAGCAGTTTTGTGCTGCTTGGCAGTCTTGG TATCTGCCGAAGATGCGTGGATGTCAAGACGCAACTGGGGCGGAG GGTACAATGGACCTAGACCATTTTCTGGTTCATCTCGTACACCATTTCAAGGCAATAGCAGACCAGAATCCTTTAGCCTTAAACCAGGTCTTCCAGGATTGTTTATGATGGTAAAACGTGTCGGAGATAGGGCTAGGTCAGCTCTAATGAGTAAAGGGCTGAGAGTGAAACAAGGAACATTTGGCCGACCCAAGCCAAAAGGGCCACTTGCTAATCATCTGCCACCTCGAGGAGTCTCTGGAATTGAAAGTGGACCGACGCCATTTTGGCGTAGATCTATTCCGTTTTCTCTACGAAGGAATCTTCCTGTAAGTAACGCCGGTCCGCGATCCGATAGTTTCCGTCGAATGGGACCGTTCGGTGGAGGCAGAAGTTCTGATAGACCTGGACCGTTTCAACGTAGTGAGCAAGGCGAACTGAATAGATATGAACTTTTCAGACAACGAGTTTTTGGTGGTGGAGATAATTCAAGATTCTTCGGACTTGGTAGAAATGAGCAAAGCGAGGATGAAAAATATATCGAAAACAAATTCCGAGGTGGGTATGGGCAGAGTCGCACAAAGAAAGAAACAAGTTGGCCAGGAACAGGAAAATTTAGTAATTCAATAGCAAATATGGTAAAGAAAATTATGGAGACAATTCTTCCTAAAGGCAAAGAAAATAACGGTGTTGGAGGTATATTCATGAATAAAGATGACATGTGGAAACCTGGACCTTTTGGACGTCGTCGGGAAGACAATGACGGTGAAAGACCTGGACCCTTCGGACGCTCAGGGGATAGACCTGGGCCATTCGGGCGTCGAGGATACGGTGAAGGAAACAGACCTCGACCTTTCTGGCTTAGAGGAGACGGAGGTAGACCTGAACCTTTCGGACTTCGAAGAAATAATGATGAAGATAGACCTGGATATCTCTGGCGTAGAGGAGATAATGATAAAGATAGACCTGGACCCTTCAGACGTCGGGGAAATAATGACGGAAACAGACCTGGACCTTTCTGGAGTAGAGGAGACAATGATAAAGATAGACCTGGACCCTTCGGACGTCGGGGAgataatgatgaaaataaacCTGGACCTTTCTGGCGCGGAGGAAATAATGATAGATATAGACCTGGATCTTTCTGGAGTAGAGGAGAGGATAATGACGGAAACAGTCCTAGACCTTTCTGGAGTAGAGGAGATAATGATAAAGATAGACCTGGACCCTTCGGACGTCGGGGAGATAATGATGGAAATAAACCTGGACCTTTCTGGCGCAGAGGAAATAATGATAGATATAGACCTGGACCTTTCTGGAGTAGAGGAGATAATGATAGACCTGGACTCTTCGGACGTCGGGGAGATAATGATGAAGGTAGACCTGAACAATTCTGGCGTAGAGAGGATAATGATAGAGATAGACCTGGACCCCTTAGACGTCGGGGAGATAATGATGAAGACAGAACTGGACCTTTCTGGAGTAGAGGAGATAATGATAAAGATAGACCTGGACCTTTCGGACGTCGGGGAGATAATGATGGAGATAGACCTGGATCTTTTTGGAATAGAGGAGATAATGATGAAGACAGACCTGGACCTTTCTGGAGTAGAGAAGATAATAATAAAGATAGACCTGGACCGTTCGGACATCGGGGAGATAATGATGGAGATATACCTGGGTCTTTCTGGAGTAGAGAAGATAATGATAAAGATAGACCTGGACCTTTCTGGAGTAGAAGAGATAATGATGAAGATAGATCTGGAGATTTCTGGCGTAGAGGAGATAATGATAGGGGAACATCTGGACGTCGAGGATATAATGATGGAAATAGACCTGGACCTTTCTGGAGCAGAAATGATAATGGTGGAGATAGACCTGAACGTTTCAGGCGTCGAGGAGAGGAAGAGGGAGCTTTCTGGAGTAGAAAAGATAATGACGAATACAGGCCTGAACCTTTCGGACGTCGCGGAGATGGCGATGAAGGTAGACCTGGACCTTTTTGGCGTAGAGGAGATGGTGATAgagataaaactgaaaaattcaaCATAGATCAACATTCCAGAAAGTTCAAAGaatgcaataaaaaatgcaaattgaaAGACCAATGTTTCGGCAAAAaagactttgaaaaaatgatgATGATTGCTCCTAAACCTTGCAAGACATGTGTGATGAAAGAATGTGAATTTAAAATGG ATCGTCAATGCTTTTTGGATTCCCATGCAACGTGCAGTGACATATGCCCAAAGATATCACCTGATAAAGTCAAGGATAAACGTTCCTCATGTAAATCTTGTATCAATAAATGCGAAGCGGAAG ATGACAACCAGCAATCTAAGGATGACAGTGAAGGCTACGGAGAAAACGTCACAAATGGAGTCGAAGACGACATGAATAGTGAAAATCATGGCAATTCTCACGATGATCAGACTGAGGCAGACAACGGAGATTGGCCAGAAAATGAGGAAGATAACGATGAGATAACCCCTGAGATGATTTTGTCAATATTCAATAAGTTGCTATCCTAA